From one bacterium genomic stretch:
- a CDS encoding response regulator has product MKKKILLIDDDVDLIELNKALLTVMGYEVLFAYNGQEGLDMVARYAPDLIILDVMMNSPGEGFEVARAIKENPDTGHIPIVMLSAVNNESGFSLRVGPDKSWNPVDAFIDKPVRKEQLIKTVRSLLANN; this is encoded by the coding sequence ATGAAAAAAAAGATTTTGCTCATCGACGACGATGTCGATCTCATCGAACTCAACAAAGCGCTGTTGACGGTGATGGGCTATGAAGTGCTTTTCGCCTACAATGGCCAGGAAGGATTGGACATGGTCGCTCGGTACGCCCCGGATCTGATCATCCTGGACGTGATGATGAACTCTCCAGGCGAGGGATTTGAGGTGGCGCGGGCGATCAAGGAAAACCCAGACACCGGCCACATCCCGATCGTCATGCTCTCCGCCGTCAATAACGAATCGGGTTTTTCCCTGCGCGTGGGTCCGGACAAGTCGTGGAACCCGGTGGATGCCTTTATCGACAAACCGGTGCGCAAGGAGCAGTTGATTAAAACCGTACGCAGTCTATTGGCCAATAATTAA
- a CDS encoding response regulator, translating to MNKKILMIDDDVDLVQLIKPVLEKEGYQVAAAFDSREGWELFQSFHPDVILMDLAMEHFDSGFVLCHKIKNSEQGRSTPIIMMTAAGHETGIRFSTQTEEERRWIRADDYLDKPIRHKDLLSYLREKVFHQPDEH from the coding sequence ATGAATAAAAAAATTCTCATGATCGACGACGACGTGGATTTGGTGCAGCTCATCAAGCCGGTGCTGGAGAAAGAGGGCTACCAGGTGGCGGCGGCTTTTGACAGCCGCGAGGGCTGGGAGCTGTTTCAGAGCTTTCATCCAGATGTGATTTTGATGGATCTGGCCATGGAGCACTTTGATTCGGGCTTTGTGCTCTGCCACAAGATTAAAAACAGCGAACAGGGCAGGAGCACGCCCATCATCATGATGACTGCGGCCGGCCATGAGACCGGCATCCGTTTTTCCACGCAAACAGAGGAGGAGCGGCGATGGATCCGCGCCGACGATTATCTGGACAAACCCATCCGTCACAAGGATCTGCTCTCCTACCTGCGCGAAAAGGTTTTTCATCAGCCCGATGAACATTGA
- a CDS encoding response regulator — MNIEPAYILVVDDELGMREGIKRLFEVQGHHVDTAACGTDGIALGTQREYDIYFLDLKMPDMDGVAVLDSIKKVYPEAICIIVTAYASIDTAVETTRLGAYQYVAKPFAPDDIQFVFDRALERRAYILEARRLREERERRLLEVAQEKSRIRTIMNAIGDGLLVINQDGELVLFNPRFLTLLRINQTLVTGQPMLDLLPEALRAQITEMLMKKERLQGIEQEIVIQPPAKLVVMANTASIQDEQGRFLGVVSVLRDISELKNLELLKSQFVNMAAHELKAPLSAVQGYLEVVIEKTLGDAPEVYDGYLRRSNERCLALIGLINDLLNISRMQAGTVKREIEKLEIGEILRPLTEFYQHEIDKAQLTLELTLDQSLWISADREEIQRVFQNLISNAVKYNRPNGEIRIHGYREGHYAKISVQDSGIGMTPEEQERLFEEFFRAKNSLTRHITGTGLGLTIVKSIVNAYAGKIEVQSTFEVGTTFTVSLPLADA, encoded by the coding sequence ATGAACATTGAGCCTGCCTACATCCTGGTCGTTGACGACGAACTGGGGATGCGTGAAGGCATCAAACGTCTGTTTGAAGTCCAGGGCCATCATGTGGACACCGCCGCGTGCGGCACGGACGGCATCGCCCTGGGCACGCAGCGGGAATATGATATCTATTTTCTCGACCTCAAGATGCCGGACATGGACGGCGTCGCGGTACTCGACAGCATCAAAAAGGTCTATCCCGAAGCCATCTGTATTATCGTGACCGCCTACGCCTCCATCGACACGGCAGTGGAGACCACGCGGCTGGGCGCCTATCAATATGTGGCCAAGCCGTTCGCACCGGACGACATCCAATTTGTCTTTGATCGAGCTCTGGAACGGCGCGCCTATATCCTGGAAGCGCGCCGCCTGCGCGAGGAGCGCGAACGGCGGCTGCTGGAGGTGGCGCAGGAAAAATCGCGCATTCGCACGATCATGAACGCCATCGGCGACGGCCTGCTGGTCATCAACCAAGACGGCGAATTGGTGCTGTTCAATCCGCGCTTTTTAACCCTGCTGCGCATCAACCAGACCCTGGTGACCGGCCAGCCGATGCTGGATCTGTTGCCCGAGGCGCTTCGCGCGCAGATCACCGAGATGCTGATGAAAAAGGAGCGTTTGCAGGGCATCGAACAGGAGATCGTCATTCAGCCTCCGGCTAAACTGGTGGTCATGGCCAACACCGCCTCCATTCAGGATGAACAGGGACGGTTTCTCGGAGTTGTTTCCGTTCTGCGGGATATCTCTGAGCTGAAAAATCTCGAACTGCTCAAATCCCAATTCGTCAACATGGCGGCGCATGAGCTTAAGGCGCCGTTGAGCGCTGTACAGGGCTATCTCGAAGTGGTGATCGAGAAAACCTTGGGCGATGCGCCGGAGGTCTACGACGGCTATCTGCGGCGATCCAATGAGCGCTGTTTGGCGCTCATCGGCCTGATCAACGACCTGCTCAATATTTCGCGCATGCAGGCCGGAACCGTTAAGCGGGAGATCGAAAAGCTGGAGATCGGCGAGATCCTGCGGCCGCTCACTGAATTCTATCAGCACGAGATCGACAAAGCGCAACTGACCCTCGAGCTTACGCTGGATCAGTCGCTGTGGATATCGGCGGATCGAGAGGAGATCCAGCGGGTTTTTCAAAATCTCATCTCCAATGCCGTAAAATACAACCGGCCCAACGGTGAGATCCGTATCCACGGGTATCGCGAGGGCCATTATGCAAAAATCAGTGTACAGGATTCCGGCATCGGCATGACTCCGGAGGAGCAGGAACGGCTGTTTGAGGAGTTCTTCCGGGCGAAAAATTCATTGACCCGTCACATCACCGGAACCGGCCTGGGTCTGACCATTGTGAAGTCCATTGTCAACGCCTATGCCGGCAAGATTGAGGTGCAAAGCACATTCGAGGTGGGCACCACCTTTACCGTCTCACTGCCGCTTGCCGATGCGTAA
- a CDS encoding PHP domain-containing protein: protein MSEWYRADLHIHTVLSACAELTMGPRDIVAAAEEKQLDIIAITDHNSVANTIAYADYVQDL, encoded by the coding sequence ATGTCTGAATGGTATCGCGCGGATCTGCACATCCACACCGTTCTTTCCGCTTGCGCAGAGTTGACCATGGGCCCGCGCGACATTGTGGCGGCTGCTGAAGAAAAACAGCTCGACATTATTGCGATCACCGATCACAATTCGGTGGCCAACACCATTGCATACGCAGACTATGTCCAAGATTTGTGA
- a CDS encoding serine kinase, translating into MLLSEIIRTLQLDVLCGLEPSADVEVQSACVSDMLSEVMAHAPRGCLWITHQNNENVVAIGYFKELAAILLPRCGRMEEEVLEKAKAKKIPVFSSAESAFELAGRLYALGLREPH; encoded by the coding sequence ATGCTTTTAAGCGAGATTATCCGTACCTTGCAGCTCGATGTCCTCTGCGGCCTCGAGCCGTCCGCAGACGTGGAGGTGCAATCAGCCTGCGTCTCGGATATGCTCAGTGAAGTGATGGCCCATGCGCCGCGTGGCTGTCTCTGGATCACCCATCAGAACAATGAGAACGTGGTCGCCATCGGCTATTTCAAGGAATTGGCCGCCATTCTATTGCCCCGCTGCGGCCGGATGGAAGAAGAGGTTCTGGAAAAGGCCAAAGCGAAAAAGATACCGGTCTTCAGTTCAGCAGAGTCGGCGTTCGAGCTGGCCGGACGTTTATACGCCCTCGGGCTGAGGGAGCCGCACTGA